TCGTACGATTGTTATTTTTTCTTGAATTTTATCCAATTTAACCAGAATTCTCGCATAATTCTAGAATTTTCTAGAATATTAAAAGAAAATCAATACCACTACtcgtatttttttttatctACATGAACCGATATTGATAAACCCATCCTGTATTACTAATAGCTATAAATTATCTTTACCCAGAGGCAGAGGAAGGCACTCTGACTGTCTGTCTCTCTTGCATCTACCCTGTGAAAGCCTTCTTGATCGATCTGAACGGTCTCAGCAGTCGAGGCACCTTGTGGCTCTGAATCACGTCAGCCGAGGTCGACATGGAGTCCTCCCGTCTTGGCTGCGGTGGCAGTGTATCGTTATAGACGGCGTTGTAGGGCATTTGGaacgtcttcttctgggtcTGGGACGGAGGGGCCATACCGGCCTTGGACAGGAGCCGTTGTCGGTTTTTCATGACCGATTCGCCCACATCGGGATCTGCACTGGCCTGGTTCCAAACTcggttggagttgatggtGGCACTTtcgtccagcttgtccCACACGTAGTCGTGCTCGGTCTTGTTGCCATATAAGGGTCTCGATCCCGTCGTGAGGATGGACTGCTGAGAGGTGTGTGAAGAGACGGACATGGCGGCCGAATTATCTGAGCGGATTTGAGAGAACACCTGCGGCGACTtggttcttgttcttgttcttgttgtcgttgttgtagttgttgttATTACAGAGCTGTTTGCGATAATACCCAAGAGCGAAGAGTCGGATCCTGGTTCGTTTGTGTAGCTATTGGTTATTGTGGAGCGATCTGTGAGCGACTGTCTTGTGTGTCTTTTGTTGGTGTGGCCAGATTGAGTGTTTGTCTAATGTCGTTAGTGACTGTCCGTGACCTGGTGCGGCAATGTTTTGCGAGTCGGAATTTGGattgttggtttttttttgagtGTCCGATTTTTAGGCGGGCCATCTCAGATATATGAGCAAGCTTTAGCCGTTGGGTGCACATGGCTTAGCCCACTCATGACCTAACCAACCTTGAACAGAAAACACGGCGACTTTTCGTTGCTGGCTGGATAATGAGAAATGGGTGGAATCAAATCGAGTCCCACGAGAGAGTCCCACGGGGCCGCGACGCcggtggtcacgtggccaCCCCCCTACGTTTGGCGAGTCGCGATGGGGTGTTTTGCAACATTGCTACCTGCACTTGTTATGGATGGTTACTGTTTCACCTTTCAGTAAGCTGACGTTCCAAAATAAGCGCAAGTCCGACAGCCCAGCCTTTTAGTGGGTTTTACACAGTAATTAAGTTGTCGGCTTTAGTATGGGTTGGTGgtataaaataaaaaataaaaataaaaaataaaaaataaatattcCAGAGTCCGTCAGAAAAGTCCAAAGACGTCAGAAATGCCAACCGTAGACACAACAAAGGATCCGCCCCGCTCTACCCCACACGTCCGTCCGACTCGGCCCCCTGACCACACGACAGCGTCCACACTGTCTCACTTTCACATTCTCCACTTACTGGATAGATGCAGGTACAAACTATCGACCGTGAATGTGACGACTTCACGAGACGTAAAGGGCCCAAGTAGTGGCTTAATAAGCACCGAGGACGTTGCAGACTGTACCAGGCTCGTTCAACCCACAATTTTTGCCTCTAACTACAAGTTTCAAACCTCGGAAATGCACCTACCCCACTCCTTCCGGCACATCCATCGACGCTCCATTCCAGGGGCTTTCGGTAGTGTCAAATTGAAATAATATCGCCCCTAGACTCGAACCAAGTTCCAAACCCGCCAGAACCATGCTGCAACCACGCTTCGGTGCCGGAAACAAAACCTACACGCCCCTCATTAACATTTGAAACACTCCTTCGAACGGGAAAGATCGGGTTGAAAGTGACAGCTTGTTGGGGATGGTATGTTGGAGACATCATGATCGGGGGAATAGCTTTGTAGACCCGACGTGTGTGTACACTGTATGAGTACATGCTATACTTCTGCTCGTACTTTTagaggtacagtatgtactggtaggATCATTCAAACTGCCTACTAGTACATTCTCTCATGTTCAAGTCCCGATAACGGAATGGCGACAAAAACGTTGCATTAGTGAACTGAGTGATACCCAAGTCATATCAATCGTAACAAAAAGCTCGATAAGACCTCTGTCGCCTTTGTCTGTAGCACTGTCGCCTTGTAAAAAGTCTTCCATTACATCCTAAATGATTCGAATACTTACCCACTCGTCTATTACAAGATACAACTCAGTGATGATCTTATATACTGTCAAAACTGCTGCAGAATGAGCGAAAAGCCACCCTACAATTACCTATCCGGACACTAATAACTATTCAGCCGTGCCCAAAGACATCCAATGAAACTACATAAGAATAATCGACAATTAGAGTGCCCAGATGAGTTGCCATTGTCATTTGAAGTGGTTAAAATTCATGTATAGGCGACTCATTCCTTAATCAAACCACCCCATATGCCCGCTGCTCATTTCTTACTCTTTTTTCGGTGTTTTtagtcttttttttattctaatgattcgGTTAGTCAGCTTTATCCACATTTTGTATGTCAAAATCCATAAAATGTAACAATTCGCCTGGCTAGCTCAATCGGTAGAGCGTGAGACTCTTATCCAAAGGtcatctcaaggctg
The Yarrowia lipolytica chromosome 1A, complete sequence genome window above contains:
- a CDS encoding uncharacterized protein (Compare to YALI0A05027g, weakly similar to uniprot|Q12140 Saccharomyces cerevisiae YDL037c BSC1), whose protein sequence is MYSYSVHTRRVYKAIPPIMMSPTYHPQQAVTFNPIFPVRRSVSNVNEGRTNTQSGHTNKRHTRQSLTDRSTITNSYTNEPGSDSSLLGIIANSSVITTTTTTTTRTRTRTKSPQVFSQIRSDNSAAMSVSSHTSQQSILTTGSRPLYGNKTEHDYVWDKLDESATINSNRVWNQASADPDVGESVMKNRQRLLSKAGMAPPSQTQKKTFQMPYNAVYNDTLPPQPRREDSMSTSADVIQSHKVPRLLRPFRSIKKAFTG